Proteins from a genomic interval of Streptomyces sp. Tu6071:
- a CDS encoding GNAT family N-acetyltransferase — translation MASGPVPPSGATDPVVARVEWFHETVARECCRVRERYGPFVLHLQPFQGAFPARPHPAERERAFMAAEVRDLLRTQRERQAPRGLEWLAETAPALRAACEEAGLVVREHPVLLIDPCEDGSGEAACAPAPGARLLAAHDWRVEHAIAVAHVGFAYPGTGRGPEGRGSVAELLASGDLRREAAEAARRIHAGTRALAIAETKEGPVATGQFNTLDDLAEIIAVATLPEVRRRGHASAVLRTLIAEARSRRLRTMFLTAADEEVARIYESVGFKRLATVLEAGEGGPTGGA, via the coding sequence ATGGCCTCAGGACCCGTACCACCGAGCGGCGCCACCGATCCCGTCGTCGCGCGCGTCGAGTGGTTCCACGAGACGGTCGCGCGCGAGTGCTGCCGCGTCCGAGAGCGGTACGGGCCCTTCGTCCTGCACCTGCAACCCTTCCAGGGCGCCTTCCCCGCCCGCCCGCACCCGGCCGAGCGGGAGCGGGCCTTCATGGCGGCGGAGGTACGGGACCTGCTGCGCACCCAGCGGGAACGGCAGGCGCCGCGCGGCCTGGAGTGGCTCGCGGAGACGGCTCCGGCGCTGCGGGCCGCCTGCGAGGAGGCGGGCCTGGTCGTGCGGGAGCACCCGGTGCTGCTCATCGATCCCTGCGAAGACGGTTCCGGCGAGGCGGCGTGCGCTCCCGCACCCGGCGCCCGGCTCCTCGCGGCGCACGACTGGCGCGTCGAGCACGCGATCGCCGTGGCGCACGTCGGCTTCGCGTACCCCGGCACGGGCCGGGGTCCCGAGGGCCGCGGCTCCGTCGCCGAACTCCTCGCCTCGGGAGATCTGCGCCGCGAGGCCGCCGAGGCGGCCCGCCGCATCCACGCGGGCACCCGCGCCCTCGCGATCGCCGAGACGAAGGAAGGCCCCGTGGCCACGGGCCAGTTCAACACCCTGGACGACCTCGCCGAGATCATCGCCGTCGCCACCCTCCCCGAGGTCCGCCGCAGGGGCCACGCCTCCGCCGTCCTGCGCACCCTGATCGCGGAGGCCCGCTCCCGCCGCCTGCGCACGATGTTCCTCACGGCGGCGGACGAGGAGGTGGCCCGGATCTACGAGAGCGTGGGGTTCAAGCGACTGGCGACGGTGCTGGAGGCGGGGGAAGGGGGGCCGACAGGGGGCGCGTGA
- the era gene encoding GTPase Era gives MARMSEPSTAPAAPHRAGFACFVGRPNAGKSTLTNALVGQKVAITSNRPQTTRHTVRGIVHRPEAQLILVDTPGLHKPRTLLGERLNDVVRATWAEVDVIGFCLPADQKIGPGDRFIAKELAGIKRTPKVAIVTKTDLVDSKRLAEQLMAIDALGRELGFEWAEIVPVSAVEGKQVSLLADLLVPLLPESPQLYPEGDLTDEPEQVMVAELIREAALEGVRDELPHSIAVVVEEMNPREGRPADKPLLDIHANLFIERSSQKGIVIGPKGQRLKDVGTKSRRQIEALLGTPVFLDLHVKIAKDWQRDPKQLRRLGF, from the coding sequence ATGGCCCGTATGAGCGAACCCTCCACCGCCCCCGCCGCCCCGCACCGCGCGGGTTTCGCGTGCTTCGTCGGCCGTCCCAACGCGGGGAAGTCGACCCTGACCAACGCACTGGTGGGGCAGAAGGTCGCCATCACCTCGAACCGCCCGCAGACCACGCGGCACACCGTGCGCGGCATCGTGCACCGCCCCGAGGCGCAGCTGATCCTCGTCGACACCCCCGGGCTCCACAAGCCCCGCACGCTGCTCGGCGAGCGGCTCAACGACGTCGTGCGGGCAACCTGGGCCGAGGTCGACGTGATCGGTTTCTGCCTTCCCGCCGATCAGAAGATCGGCCCCGGTGACCGTTTCATCGCCAAGGAACTCGCCGGGATCAAGCGGACCCCGAAGGTCGCGATCGTCACGAAGACGGACCTCGTCGACAGCAAGCGGCTCGCCGAGCAGCTCATGGCGATCGACGCGCTCGGCCGCGAGCTGGGCTTCGAGTGGGCCGAGATCGTGCCGGTCTCGGCGGTCGAGGGCAAGCAAGTCTCGCTCCTCGCCGACCTCCTCGTGCCGCTCCTCCCGGAGAGCCCGCAGCTCTACCCGGAGGGCGACCTCACCGACGAGCCCGAGCAGGTCATGGTCGCCGAGCTGATCCGCGAGGCGGCGCTCGAAGGCGTACGGGACGAGCTTCCGCACTCGATCGCGGTCGTCGTCGAGGAGATGAACCCGCGCGAGGGCCGCCCGGCCGACAAGCCGCTCCTGGACATCCACGCGAACCTCTTCATCGAGCGCTCCAGCCAGAAGGGCATCGTCATCGGCCCGAAGGGCCAGCGCCTCAAGGACGTCGGCACGAAGTCGCGCCGTCAGATCGAGGCGCTGCTCGGCACCCCGGTCTTCCTGGACCTGCACGTGAAGATCGCCAAGGACTGGCAGCGCGACCCGAAGCAGCTCCGGCGGCTGGGGTTCTAG
- a CDS encoding TerB family tellurite resistance protein: MARAGGRGEDRHQRSGTGPHRTPPARYGPLRLRTRWNVESDGEFFCPDCGGDRAYVRKTGSKYVALLGVPLLPRGTTGPVVECGACTAEYGVEALEHPTTARFGALLRDAVHTVVVAVLAASGTASRSTMDAAVATVRAAGWTDCEDDQLYALMRALAEDPGSPVCPDDPAEAETAALTLAIELHESLDPLAPHLAALGRASILLQGARVALADGPYTSAEREALNVVGAALLLDTEEVGRLLEEAKTPS, translated from the coding sequence GTGGCACGAGCCGGAGGCAGGGGCGAGGACCGTCACCAGCGGTCGGGGACCGGACCACACCGCACGCCGCCCGCCCGTTACGGCCCGCTGCGGCTGCGGACGCGCTGGAACGTCGAGAGCGACGGCGAGTTCTTCTGCCCCGACTGCGGCGGCGACCGCGCCTACGTGCGCAAGACCGGGAGCAAGTACGTCGCCCTCCTCGGCGTCCCGCTCCTCCCGCGCGGCACGACGGGCCCCGTCGTCGAGTGCGGCGCCTGCACCGCCGAGTACGGCGTCGAAGCGCTCGAACACCCCACGACGGCCCGCTTCGGCGCGCTCCTGCGCGACGCCGTGCACACCGTCGTCGTCGCCGTGCTCGCCGCGAGCGGCACCGCCTCGCGCTCCACGATGGACGCGGCCGTCGCGACCGTCCGCGCGGCCGGCTGGACCGACTGCGAGGACGACCAGCTCTACGCCCTCATGCGCGCCCTCGCCGAGGACCCCGGCTCCCCGGTCTGCCCCGACGACCCGGCCGAGGCCGAGACCGCCGCGCTCACGCTGGCCATAGAGCTCCACGAGTCCCTCGACCCGCTCGCCCCCCACCTCGCGGCACTCGGCCGCGCCTCGATCCTCCTCCAGGGCGCCCGCGTCGCCCTCGCGGACGGCCCCTACACCTCCGCCGAGCGCGAGGCGCTGAACGTCGTGGGCGCGGCGCTGCTCCTGGACACGGAGGAGGTCGGGCGGCTGCTGGAGGAGGCGAAGACACCGTCCTGA
- a CDS encoding S1 family peptidase, with protein MALTGAALAATLLAGSFAGVPAAATTGGPAAKDSLAFTARLVVGDSLRGCSAVLVAPQWLATSAHCFADDLAQSPGHVTAGKPKWKTTASIGRTDLSTASGQVREVVELVPRNDRDLVMARLDTPTTGIAPAPLALTPPAAGEKLTTAGYGRTREEWAPLALHTASGVTRSVDGPDLATEGASASDAVCAGDAGGPVLREVAGTLRLVAVNSRSWQGGCYGSESTETRTGAVSTRLDDITAWVQQVASLPQRGLPVGGDFDGDGKDDAAVLYDYGLDSASGRRRVALWLHTSEGGRLSAPRVVWQSEATSWTWSNVKLVPGDFDGDGKDDIGVLYDNGKTADGTNVSALWTFTSTGDGFAEPRRVWQSTGSWSWAASRPVAGDFDGDGKTDVGVLYDYGKNASTGLQEVGLWDFRSTGSGFAAPKKVWTSTTSWTWSSIKSTAGDFDGDGKDDIGVLYDNGKDANGAFKTAWWTFAGTSTGLAAPQRVWQSTGSWSWAASQPLAGDFDGDGKTDAGVLYDYGKNASTGLQETGLWTFASTGSGFAAPKKVWTSPMSWTASRSLAFGGDFDGDGKDDVGTLYDNGIGADGRQTYGLWRFTSTGLGVSGPVRDWYSPLS; from the coding sequence ATGGCACTCACGGGTGCCGCTCTCGCCGCCACCCTCCTCGCGGGCTCGTTCGCGGGGGTCCCGGCCGCCGCGACCACGGGCGGCCCGGCGGCGAAGGACTCCCTCGCCTTCACCGCGCGGCTCGTCGTCGGCGACAGCCTGCGCGGCTGCTCCGCCGTCCTGGTGGCCCCGCAGTGGCTCGCGACCTCGGCCCACTGCTTCGCGGACGACCTGGCGCAGAGCCCGGGGCACGTGACCGCGGGGAAGCCGAAGTGGAAGACCACGGCGAGCATCGGGCGCACCGATCTCTCCACCGCGTCCGGACAGGTCCGCGAGGTCGTCGAGCTGGTCCCGAGGAATGACCGTGATCTCGTCATGGCCCGCCTGGACACCCCGACGACGGGGATCGCCCCGGCGCCGCTGGCGCTCACCCCGCCCGCGGCGGGGGAGAAGCTGACCACGGCGGGCTACGGCCGTACGCGGGAGGAGTGGGCGCCGCTCGCGCTCCACACCGCCTCCGGCGTCACGCGGTCCGTGGACGGCCCCGACCTGGCCACCGAGGGCGCGAGCGCGTCGGACGCGGTCTGCGCCGGTGACGCGGGCGGCCCCGTGCTGCGCGAGGTGGCTGGGACCTTGCGGCTGGTCGCCGTCAACAGTCGCTCCTGGCAGGGCGGTTGCTACGGGTCGGAGAGCACGGAGACCCGTACCGGCGCGGTGTCGACGCGCCTGGACGACATCACCGCCTGGGTCCAGCAGGTCGCCTCCCTGCCCCAGCGGGGCCTGCCGGTCGGGGGTGACTTCGACGGCGACGGCAAGGACGACGCCGCCGTGCTGTACGACTACGGTCTCGACAGCGCGAGCGGCAGGCGCCGGGTCGCGCTGTGGCTCCACACGAGCGAGGGCGGCCGTCTCTCGGCCCCCCGGGTCGTCTGGCAGAGCGAGGCGACGAGCTGGACCTGGAGCAACGTCAAGCTCGTCCCCGGCGACTTCGACGGCGACGGCAAGGACGACATCGGCGTCCTCTACGACAACGGCAAGACCGCCGACGGCACGAACGTGAGCGCGCTGTGGACCTTCACCAGCACGGGAGACGGCTTCGCGGAGCCGCGCCGGGTCTGGCAGAGCACGGGGAGCTGGAGCTGGGCGGCGAGCCGGCCGGTCGCGGGTGACTTCGACGGCGACGGGAAGACCGACGTCGGCGTGCTCTACGACTACGGCAAGAACGCGAGCACCGGCCTTCAGGAAGTGGGGCTGTGGGACTTCCGGAGCACGGGTTCCGGCTTCGCGGCCCCGAAGAAGGTGTGGACGAGCACCACGAGCTGGACCTGGAGTTCCATCAAGTCCACGGCGGGCGATTTCGACGGGGACGGCAAGGACGACATCGGCGTCCTCTACGACAACGGCAAGGACGCCAACGGGGCCTTCAAGACGGCCTGGTGGACCTTCGCGGGCACGAGCACCGGCCTCGCCGCCCCGCAGCGGGTCTGGCAGAGCACGGGAAGCTGGAGCTGGGCGGCGAGCCAGCCGCTCGCGGGGGACTTCGACGGCGACGGGAAGACCGATGCCGGGGTCCTCTACGACTACGGCAAGAACGCGAGCACCGGCCTCCAGGAGACGGGCCTGTGGACCTTCGCGAGCACGGGTTCCGGCTTCGCGGCCCCGAAGAAGGTGTGGACGAGTCCCATGAGCTGGACGGCGAGCCGGTCGCTCGCCTTCGGCGGTGACTTCGACGGGGACGGCAAGGACGACGTCGGCACCCTGTACGACAACGGGATCGGCGCGGACGGGCGCCAGACCTACGGCCTGTGGCGGTTCACCAGCACGGGTCTCGGCGTGAGCGGGCCCGTCCGCGACTGGTACAGCCCCCTGTCCTGA
- a CDS encoding protealysin inhibitor emfourin has protein sequence MRIEVTRTGGFAGGRRTGVIDTDSPQGAADAPQWRTLAEQALREGAAEPPSGVPDGFRYTLTVDGRTVHAADPRLGEAQRELFRRVLKEGA, from the coding sequence ATGCGTATCGAGGTGACACGGACGGGCGGCTTCGCGGGCGGACGGCGTACGGGGGTGATCGACACGGACAGCCCGCAGGGCGCCGCGGACGCGCCTCAGTGGCGCACCCTCGCCGAGCAGGCCCTGCGCGAAGGTGCCGCCGAGCCCCCGAGCGGCGTCCCCGACGGCTTCCGCTACACACTCACCGTCGACGGCCGCACCGTCCACGCGGCCGATCCGCGGCTGGGCGAGGCGCAGCGGGAGCTGTTCCGGAGGGTGCTCAAGGAAGGGGCCTGA
- a CDS encoding MFS transporter has product MTTELPLAPPPARPALPENATDSGKFAPGAASSSARLEPAAPRFTPRDALVLFVLCAAQFMVALDFSVLNVALPVLGRDLGMGDSALQWAVTAFALPSGGFLLLSGRLGDLYGRRRLFLGGLALFGAASLLATLAWNPVAFLAGRALQGLGAAAIVPTGMALLTTTFPEGPRRDRALGISGTLLSLGFTLGMVGGGTLTDLLGWRSTMGLLTLFAVVVLPLAPRLLAESRVPARTRLDIPGALSVTGGLLALIYALSTAAAQGFGRPDVLVALPLGLVLLALFVRVESRAAHPLVSLGMLRRPTVAFGNLGGLVTFSMMSTIVFVLTLWFQEVQHLSAFRTGLAFGVQGVLSVLAGLVAGRTVSRFGARRVLVGSLLLQGLTTLALLALGAGTASVWLATGAVAVASAGHLGAIVSYGVTATSGVPDAEQGLATGLVTSTQQVGITIGIPLLGVLATTTAGGLASGVRLVVLVDTCVVLAAAVLIAVGLRSRRS; this is encoded by the coding sequence ATGACCACGGAACTCCCCCTCGCTCCCCCGCCCGCCCGGCCCGCGCTTCCCGAAAACGCCACGGACAGCGGGAAGTTCGCGCCCGGCGCGGCGTCCTCGTCCGCTCGTCTGGAGCCCGCCGCTCCCCGTTTCACGCCGCGCGACGCCCTCGTCCTCTTCGTCCTGTGCGCGGCGCAGTTCATGGTGGCGCTCGACTTCTCGGTCCTGAACGTCGCGCTGCCGGTGCTCGGCCGCGACCTCGGCATGGGCGACAGCGCGCTCCAGTGGGCCGTCACCGCCTTCGCCCTCCCCTCCGGCGGCTTCCTGCTCCTGTCGGGGCGGCTCGGGGACCTGTACGGCAGGCGGCGGCTCTTCCTCGGCGGCCTCGCGCTCTTCGGCGCGGCCTCGCTCCTCGCGACGCTCGCGTGGAACCCGGTGGCCTTCCTCGCGGGCCGTGCCCTCCAGGGCCTCGGCGCCGCCGCGATCGTGCCGACCGGGATGGCGCTGCTGACCACGACGTTCCCCGAGGGCCCGCGCCGCGACCGCGCGCTCGGCATCAGCGGCACGCTCCTCTCGCTCGGCTTCACGCTCGGCATGGTCGGCGGCGGCACACTCACCGATCTGCTCGGCTGGCGCTCCACGATGGGCCTGCTCACGCTCTTCGCCGTCGTCGTCCTGCCGCTCGCCCCGCGCCTGCTCGCCGAGTCCCGCGTGCCCGCCCGCACCCGCCTCGACATCCCGGGCGCCCTCTCCGTCACCGGGGGCCTGCTCGCGCTCATCTACGCGCTGTCCACCGCCGCCGCACAGGGCTTCGGCCGCCCCGACGTCCTCGTGGCGCTCCCGCTCGGCCTCGTACTCCTCGCCCTCTTCGTCCGCGTCGAGTCCCGTGCCGCGCACCCGCTCGTCTCGCTGGGGATGCTGCGCAGGCCCACGGTGGCCTTCGGCAATCTCGGCGGGCTCGTGACCTTCTCGATGATGAGCACGATCGTCTTCGTCCTCACGCTGTGGTTCCAGGAGGTCCAGCACCTCTCGGCCTTCCGCACCGGGCTCGCCTTCGGCGTGCAGGGCGTGCTCTCGGTGCTGGCGGGTCTCGTCGCGGGCCGGACGGTGAGCCGCTTCGGCGCGCGGCGCGTCCTCGTCGGCTCGCTGCTCCTCCAGGGCCTCACGACGCTCGCCCTGCTCGCTCTCGGCGCGGGAACGGCCTCGGTGTGGCTCGCGACGGGCGCGGTCGCGGTGGCGAGCGCCGGGCACCTCGGGGCGATCGTCTCCTACGGGGTGACGGCGACCTCGGGCGTCCCGGACGCGGAGCAGGGGCTCGCGACGGGTCTCGTGACGAGCACGCAGCAGGTCGGTATCACCATCGGCATCCCGCTCCTCGGCGTCCTCGCCACGACGACGGCGGGCGGCCTCGCCTCCGGCGTCCGCCTCGTGGTCCTCGTCGACACCTGCGTCGTCCTGGCGGCGGCGGTGCTCATCGCGGTGGGGCTGCGGTCCCGGCGCTCTTGA
- the leuA gene encoding 2-isopropylmalate synthase, protein MPFHRYGRYEQVEIPDRTWPEKRITKAPRWLSTDLRDGNQALIDPMSPARKREMFDLLVRMGYKEIEVGFPSSGQTDFDFVRSIIEDPEAIPEDVTISVLTQAREELIERTVESLVGARRANVHLYNATAPVFREVVFRGSKDDIKKIAVEGTRHVVAYAEKLLGPETVFGYQYSPEIFTDTELDFALEVCEAVMEVWQPGPGREIILNLPATVERSAPSTYADRFEWMSRKLSHREHVSLSAHPHNDRGTAVAAAELAVMAGADRVEGCLFGQGERTGNVDLVTLGMNLFSQGVDPQIDFSDIDEIRRTAEYCNQMEVHPRHPYAGDLVYTAFSGSHQDAIKKGFEALEQRAAREGKQVGDVEWAVPYLPIDPKDVGRSYEAVIRVNSQSGKGGVAYVLKNDHKLDLPRRMQIEFSRIIQARTDAEGGEVTPAEIWNVFQDEYLPNSADPWGRVQVRAGQTTAQTENGLDKLTVQAVVDGVDTELTGSGNGPISAFFDALQGVGIDARLLDYQEHTLSEGASAQAASYIECAVGDRVLWGIGIDANTTRASLKAVVSAVNRAGR, encoded by the coding sequence ATGCCCTTCCACCGCTACGGCCGCTACGAGCAGGTGGAGATCCCCGACCGCACGTGGCCCGAGAAGCGGATCACCAAGGCGCCCCGCTGGCTCTCCACCGACCTGCGCGACGGCAACCAGGCCCTGATCGACCCGATGTCGCCCGCCCGCAAGCGCGAGATGTTCGACCTGCTCGTACGCATGGGCTACAAGGAGATCGAGGTCGGCTTCCCCTCGTCCGGGCAGACCGACTTCGACTTCGTTCGCTCCATCATCGAGGACCCCGAGGCGATCCCCGAGGACGTCACGATCTCCGTGCTGACGCAGGCCCGTGAGGAGCTGATCGAGCGGACCGTCGAGTCCCTCGTCGGTGCCCGCCGCGCCAACGTCCACCTGTACAACGCGACCGCGCCGGTCTTCCGCGAGGTCGTCTTCCGGGGCAGCAAGGACGACATCAAGAAGATCGCCGTCGAGGGCACCCGGCACGTCGTCGCGTACGCGGAGAAGCTGCTCGGCCCCGAGACCGTCTTCGGCTACCAGTACTCGCCGGAGATCTTCACGGACACCGAGCTGGACTTCGCGCTGGAGGTCTGCGAGGCGGTCATGGAGGTGTGGCAGCCCGGCCCCGGCCGCGAGATCATCCTCAACCTGCCCGCCACCGTGGAGCGTTCGGCCCCCTCCACCTACGCCGACCGCTTCGAGTGGATGTCCCGGAAGCTGTCCCACCGCGAGCACGTCTCGCTCTCCGCGCACCCCCACAACGACCGCGGCACCGCCGTCGCCGCCGCCGAACTCGCCGTCATGGCGGGCGCGGACCGCGTCGAGGGCTGCCTGTTCGGGCAGGGTGAGCGCACCGGGAACGTGGACCTGGTGACCCTCGGCATGAACCTCTTCTCGCAGGGCGTCGACCCGCAGATCGACTTCTCGGACATCGACGAGATCCGCCGCACCGCCGAGTACTGCAACCAGATGGAGGTGCACCCGCGCCACCCCTACGCGGGCGACCTCGTCTACACGGCCTTCTCCGGTTCCCACCAGGACGCCATCAAGAAGGGCTTCGAGGCCCTGGAGCAGCGCGCCGCGCGCGAGGGCAAGCAGGTCGGCGATGTCGAGTGGGCGGTCCCGTACCTGCCCATCGACCCGAAGGACGTGGGCCGTTCCTACGAGGCCGTGATCCGCGTCAACTCGCAGTCCGGCAAGGGCGGTGTCGCCTACGTCCTCAAGAACGACCACAAGCTGGACCTGCCGCGCCGCATGCAGATCGAGTTCTCGCGCATCATCCAGGCGCGCACGGACGCCGAGGGCGGCGAGGTCACCCCGGCCGAGATCTGGAACGTCTTCCAGGACGAGTACCTGCCCAACTCCGCCGACCCGTGGGGCCGCGTGCAGGTACGCGCCGGGCAGACCACCGCGCAGACCGAGAACGGCCTCGACAAGCTCACCGTGCAGGCCGTCGTGGACGGCGTCGACACCGAGCTGACCGGCAGCGGCAACGGCCCGATCTCCGCGTTCTTCGACGCGCTGCAGGGCGTCGGCATCGACGCCCGCCTGCTCGACTACCAGGAGCACACGCTGAGCGAGGGCGCGAGCGCCCAGGCCGCCTCGTACATCGAGTGCGCCGTCGGCGACCGCGTCCTGTGGGGCATCGGCATCGACGCCAACACGACGCGCGCCTCGCTCAAGGCGGTCGTCTCCGCGGTCAACCGCGCGGGCCGCTGA
- a CDS encoding helix-turn-helix transcriptional regulator: MTDTFTPPGTAAQAQDGTKDARLRELRAFLTARRARVRPEDVGLPAGGRRRTPGLRREEVAVLAGVGPSWYQWLEQGRDISVSPQVLDAVAGVLRLSSAERRHLYRLAGLNPPALEVAPADLHMSEGLERLIDHWLPYPAHIMDTYWNLVMANEAATEVLGMHPGLPYNCLIAFFTDPAYRSRAVTWAQVAPVVVAQFRALCAERPGDPGFAYVIEEARRASAEFDELWSRGDVCPSGQMRKELHHPRGGRLHMEATTLQIPARPDLVIVLHMPVPGTGTEAALERVLAGRGTEAGPRGGGRGRVGGPLPGARDGAGAGAGAPVGSVCSAP, encoded by the coding sequence ATGACGGACACGTTCACACCGCCGGGGACGGCCGCGCAGGCCCAGGACGGCACCAAGGACGCCCGGCTGCGCGAACTGCGTGCCTTTCTCACCGCCCGCCGCGCCCGCGTACGCCCCGAGGACGTGGGCCTGCCCGCGGGCGGTCGCCGCCGCACGCCCGGTCTGCGCCGCGAGGAGGTCGCGGTGCTCGCCGGGGTCGGGCCCTCCTGGTACCAGTGGCTCGAACAAGGCCGTGACATCTCCGTCTCGCCGCAGGTGCTCGACGCGGTCGCCGGGGTGCTGCGCCTGTCGAGCGCCGAGCGCCGCCACCTCTACCGCCTCGCCGGGCTCAACCCGCCCGCGCTGGAGGTCGCCCCCGCCGACCTCCACATGAGCGAGGGGCTGGAGCGGCTCATCGACCACTGGCTCCCGTACCCGGCGCACATCATGGACACGTACTGGAACCTCGTGATGGCCAACGAGGCCGCCACCGAGGTCCTCGGGATGCACCCCGGGCTCCCGTACAACTGCCTCATCGCCTTCTTCACCGACCCGGCCTACCGCTCCCGCGCCGTCACCTGGGCGCAGGTCGCGCCGGTCGTCGTCGCGCAGTTCCGCGCGCTGTGCGCGGAGCGGCCGGGGGACCCGGGCTTCGCGTACGTCATCGAGGAGGCGCGGCGGGCGAGCGCGGAGTTCGACGAGCTGTGGAGCCGCGGGGACGTGTGCCCGAGCGGCCAGATGCGCAAGGAACTGCACCACCCGCGCGGCGGGCGGCTCCACATGGAGGCGACGACGCTCCAGATCCCGGCCCGCCCGGACCTGGTCATCGTCCTGCACATGCCGGTGCCGGGGACGGGGACGGAGGCGGCCCTCGAACGGGTGCTCGCGGGGCGGGGGACCGAGGCGGGTCCGAGGGGCGGCGGGCGCGGTCGCGTCGGGGGCCCGCTCCCGGGGGCGAGGGACGGGGCGGGGGCGGGGGCGGGGGCGCCGGTCGGCTCCGTATGCTCGGCGCCATGA
- a CDS encoding M4 family metallopeptidase: protein MNTHPHLPHQTFCTIVPPHLLDHLARAGHAAARRTLDEDAGRRHQRRQTALALTLAAPAGAPTDSETPDRTIYDARHGIRLPGHKVRAEGQEPTRDASVNRAYAGLGATFDLYRKVFGRDSIDGRGLPLVASVHYDREYNNAFWDGDQMVFGDGDGEIFLDFTLPVDVIGHELTHGVTQHTANLEYQDQAGALNESISDVFGSLVKQYAKQQRAEDADWLIGDELLAPDVQGTALRSMKAPGTAYDDDVLGKDPQPASMDDYVDTEEDNGGVHINSGIPNRAFYLLATSLGGYAWERAGRIWFDVLTGGELSSTADFAEFAALTSTAADGADEKEAVTKAWSEVGVSLS from the coding sequence ATGAACACACACCCGCACCTCCCGCACCAGACCTTCTGCACGATCGTCCCTCCGCACCTGCTCGACCACCTCGCGCGGGCGGGCCACGCCGCCGCGCGCCGCACGCTCGACGAGGACGCGGGCCGCCGCCACCAGCGCCGGCAGACGGCGCTCGCGCTCACGCTCGCCGCCCCCGCCGGGGCACCGACCGACTCCGAGACCCCGGACCGCACCATCTACGACGCCCGGCACGGCATCCGCCTCCCGGGCCACAAGGTGCGCGCCGAGGGCCAGGAGCCGACGCGCGACGCGAGCGTCAACCGCGCGTACGCGGGGCTCGGCGCGACCTTCGACCTCTACCGCAAGGTCTTCGGCCGCGACTCCATCGACGGGCGCGGGCTGCCCCTCGTCGCGAGCGTCCACTACGACCGCGAGTACAACAACGCGTTCTGGGACGGCGACCAGATGGTCTTCGGCGACGGGGACGGCGAGATCTTCCTCGACTTCACGCTCCCGGTCGACGTCATCGGCCACGAACTGACCCACGGCGTCACGCAGCACACGGCGAACCTGGAGTACCAGGACCAGGCGGGCGCGCTCAACGAGTCGATCTCGGACGTCTTCGGCTCCCTCGTCAAGCAGTACGCGAAGCAGCAGCGCGCCGAGGACGCGGACTGGCTCATCGGCGACGAACTCCTCGCCCCCGACGTCCAGGGCACCGCGCTGCGCTCCATGAAGGCCCCGGGCACCGCGTACGACGACGACGTGCTCGGCAAGGACCCGCAGCCCGCCTCGATGGACGACTACGTGGACACCGAGGAGGACAACGGCGGCGTCCACATCAACTCGGGCATCCCCAACCGCGCCTTCTACCTCCTCGCGACCTCCCTCGGCGGATACGCGTGGGAGCGGGCCGGGCGCATCTGGTTCGACGTGCTCACGGGCGGCGAGCTGTCCTCGACGGCCGACTTCGCGGAGTTCGCGGCGCTCACGAGCACGGCGGCGGACGGCGCCGACGAGAAGGAAGCGGTCACGAAGGCGTGGTCGGAAGTGGGGGTTTCCCTCTCATGA